In a genomic window of Streptomyces sp. SJL17-4:
- a CDS encoding phytanoyl-CoA dioxygenase family protein: MTTHKKAQALTSVANDTPAEEILKVVTRDGGVIIKGFLTQEQIVRFNAEIEQPLRSLAPGSLHEDEIVAAFHGSNTKRLTNLVTHSATFRSEVIDHPLVHEISDLVFLQESGTYWMTTAQVIEIGPGNKAQMLHRDLENWFPFIGMGPGGPEVTINFLVALTDFTEENGATRVIPGSNHWSDFEDRGTPEQTIPAVMNAGDVLLISGKTAHGGGANRTGDEYRRGLAFTFNAGFLTGEEAYPFLVDRELAKTLSPRVQRMLGFRSQYPTGSPGLWQVDYADLGDHLGL; this comes from the coding sequence ATGACGACACACAAGAAGGCCCAGGCGCTGACGTCCGTGGCGAACGACACGCCGGCGGAGGAGATCCTCAAGGTCGTGACCCGTGACGGCGGCGTCATCATCAAGGGCTTCCTGACGCAGGAGCAGATCGTCCGCTTCAACGCCGAGATCGAGCAGCCGCTGCGGTCGCTCGCCCCGGGGTCCCTCCACGAGGACGAGATCGTGGCCGCGTTCCACGGCAGCAACACCAAGCGCCTCACGAACCTGGTGACGCACAGCGCCACGTTCCGCAGCGAGGTCATCGACCACCCCCTGGTCCACGAGATCAGCGACCTGGTCTTCCTCCAGGAGTCGGGCACGTACTGGATGACCACCGCCCAGGTGATCGAGATCGGCCCCGGCAACAAGGCGCAGATGCTCCACCGTGACCTGGAGAACTGGTTCCCGTTCATCGGCATGGGGCCCGGCGGGCCGGAAGTCACCATCAACTTCCTGGTCGCCCTGACCGACTTCACGGAGGAGAACGGCGCCACCCGCGTCATCCCCGGAAGCAACCACTGGAGCGACTTCGAGGACCGCGGGACCCCCGAGCAGACGATCCCCGCCGTCATGAACGCCGGAGACGTCCTTCTCATCAGCGGCAAGACCGCGCACGGCGGCGGGGCGAACCGGACCGGCGACGAGTACCGGCGTGGCCTCGCCTTCACGTTCAACGCGGGCTTCCTCACGGGTGAGGAGGCGTACCCCTTCCTGGTCGACAGGGAGCTCGCCAAGACGCTCTCGCCGCGCGTCCAGCGCATGCTCGGCTTCCGCTCCCAGTACCCCACGGGCTCTCCCGGCCTGTGGCAGGTCGACTACGCCGACCTGGGCGACCACCTCGGCCTCTGA
- a CDS encoding SpoIIE family protein phosphatase, whose amino-acid sequence MAFPYIRTMGTEVDAFLGQLARHLRPEVKKLAGLLLQRLNGEFPELWENEDIEALTLEETAQHVTALLDVLEARPGAGAPEAPPAALDIARLYARRGIPVSRLLRAYRLGHLSLLEQLQAEAPRLTDDWHMINLATVRLVAIGFDYVDRSSEEVVAAYQEERDRLLQRRLALTDRASKRIGTTLDIFRTAEELTEVCTEDFADLVTVDLFDSALDETGAGPPEAMTQRRVAQRAVLDGCPESLLRVGETHAYPDDSEPVRALMTGRSVLHHIAGTEMPTWVAPSESHGRVLRDLGLHSVLLVPLHARGEILGLVQFVRHRTSAPFDDDDLLLAQEIVSRAAVSIDNARRYTHERSTALALQRTLLPRNTVQHAAVETAARYLPAGSRAGVGGDWYDVIPLSGARVALVVGDVVGHGLRAAATMGRLRTAVRAFADIDLMPDELLTHLDDVVIRMQREESPDEGETSATCLYAIYDPVSRRCSLASAGHVPPTVVTPSKISEALPEVPIGPPLGLGGLPFETAEFELPENSLLVLHTDGLIAGRTRNVDQGLATLHDVLTSAPDSLEEICDRLLAALLPGRPADDVALLVARTHALDPDHVATMDLPPDPAAVSGARRFASDVLTAWGVEELSFTTELVVSELVTNAIRYGKSPIQLRLILQSTLTCEVSDASSTAPHLRRARIYDEGGRGLLLVAQCAERWGTRHGREGKVIWAEQALPADSASTAEVT is encoded by the coding sequence ATGGCTTTCCCGTACATTCGCACTATGGGAACCGAGGTCGATGCGTTCCTTGGTCAGCTGGCCCGCCACCTCAGACCCGAGGTGAAGAAGCTGGCCGGCCTGCTGCTCCAGCGTCTGAACGGCGAGTTCCCCGAACTGTGGGAGAACGAGGACATCGAGGCCCTGACCTTGGAGGAGACGGCCCAGCACGTCACAGCCCTGCTGGACGTCCTGGAGGCCCGCCCTGGCGCGGGCGCGCCGGAAGCTCCTCCGGCAGCCTTGGACATCGCCCGCCTCTACGCCCGGCGGGGGATCCCCGTGAGCCGGCTCCTCCGTGCCTACCGGCTCGGCCATCTCAGCCTGCTCGAACAGCTGCAGGCCGAAGCTCCCCGCCTCACCGACGACTGGCACATGATCAACCTGGCCACGGTGAGGCTGGTCGCGATCGGTTTCGACTACGTGGACCGTTCATCGGAAGAGGTCGTCGCCGCCTACCAGGAGGAACGCGACCGCCTGCTGCAGCGTCGGCTCGCCCTCACCGACAGGGCGAGCAAGCGCATCGGGACCACGCTCGACATCTTCCGCACCGCGGAGGAGCTGACGGAGGTCTGCACCGAGGACTTCGCCGACCTCGTCACCGTCGACCTCTTCGACTCCGCACTCGACGAAACCGGCGCCGGTCCGCCGGAGGCCATGACGCAGCGCCGCGTCGCCCAGCGCGCCGTCCTCGACGGCTGTCCGGAGTCCCTGCTCCGCGTCGGTGAGACCCACGCCTATCCCGACGACTCGGAACCGGTTCGCGCACTGATGACCGGACGATCCGTCCTGCACCACATCGCGGGGACCGAGATGCCCACGTGGGTGGCGCCGTCGGAGTCCCACGGCCGAGTACTGCGCGACCTCGGGCTTCACTCCGTACTCCTCGTGCCTCTGCACGCCCGCGGGGAGATCCTCGGCCTGGTGCAGTTCGTACGGCATCGCACCTCGGCCCCCTTCGACGACGACGACCTCCTGCTGGCGCAGGAGATCGTCTCCAGGGCGGCGGTGTCCATCGACAACGCCCGCCGGTACACCCATGAGCGTTCCACCGCGCTCGCCCTCCAGCGGACCCTGCTGCCGCGGAACACGGTGCAGCACGCGGCCGTCGAAACGGCCGCGCGTTACCTGCCCGCCGGGTCCCGAGCCGGTGTGGGCGGCGACTGGTACGACGTCATTCCCCTGTCGGGGGCCCGCGTCGCGCTCGTCGTCGGCGACGTGGTCGGTCACGGCCTGCGCGCCGCCGCCACCATGGGCCGGCTCCGCACGGCCGTCCGCGCCTTCGCCGACATCGACCTCATGCCCGACGAACTCCTCACTCATCTGGACGACGTGGTCATCCGCATGCAGCGCGAGGAGTCGCCGGACGAGGGCGAGACCAGCGCCACCTGCCTGTACGCGATCTACGACCCCGTCTCGCGCAGGTGCTCGCTGGCCAGTGCAGGCCATGTCCCGCCGACCGTGGTGACCCCCTCGAAGATCAGCGAGGCCTTGCCGGAGGTACCGATCGGACCGCCTCTCGGCCTGGGTGGACTCCCCTTCGAAACCGCGGAGTTCGAGCTGCCGGAGAACAGCCTGCTGGTCCTGCACACCGACGGGCTGATCGCCGGCCGCACGCGTAACGTGGACCAAGGACTCGCCACACTGCACGACGTCCTCACCTCGGCGCCGGACTCGCTGGAGGAGATCTGCGACCGACTCCTGGCCGCACTGCTGCCCGGCCGCCCCGCCGACGACGTCGCCCTGCTCGTCGCCCGGACCCATGCCCTCGACCCGGACCACGTGGCCACGATGGACCTCCCTCCCGATCCGGCGGCCGTGTCCGGGGCCCGACGCTTCGCATCCGACGTCCTGACGGCCTGGGGGGTGGAGGAACTTTCCTTCACCACGGAGCTGGTCGTCAGCGAACTGGTCACGAACGCGATCCGCTACGGCAAGAGCCCCATCCAGCTGCGACTGATCCTCCAGTCGACGCTCACCTGCGAGGTCTCCGACGCCAGCAGCACCGCCCCGCATCTGCGCCGCGCCCGCATCTACGACGAAGGCGGCCGCGGCCTGCTCCTCGTGGCGCAGTGCGCGGAGCGCTGGGGGACACGACACGGTCGCGAGGGCAAGGTCATCTGGGCCGAGCAGGCCCTTCCCGCGGACAGCGCGTCGACTGCCGAGGTGACGTAA
- a CDS encoding TetR/AcrR family transcriptional regulator → MAHVSAAERRPQLIKAAIDLMTREGVAAGSTRAIAAELGVAQATVHYTFGTKEDLYRAVMDQITDELVTQVRRAAPEDAGFEETFSALAEALWGTVREPSSHHQLLSELTMFALRVPGLNEARQSHYRRVIEVTAQVIAETAERTGQELAESPETVARFFLSGFDGLTMQVLQCLPDEDTERTGLRALVGASVALAKGDLGLPDVPMA, encoded by the coding sequence ATGGCTCATGTTTCCGCGGCGGAGCGCCGCCCTCAGTTGATCAAGGCGGCCATCGACCTCATGACCCGGGAGGGCGTCGCCGCGGGGAGTACCCGCGCCATCGCCGCGGAGCTCGGTGTCGCGCAGGCCACCGTCCACTACACCTTCGGCACGAAGGAGGACCTGTACCGAGCCGTCATGGACCAGATCACCGACGAGCTGGTGACGCAGGTGCGGCGGGCGGCGCCGGAGGACGCGGGCTTCGAGGAGACCTTCAGCGCGCTGGCGGAGGCCCTGTGGGGCACGGTGCGCGAGCCGTCGTCGCACCACCAGCTGCTCAGCGAGCTGACCATGTTCGCCCTGCGCGTGCCCGGCCTCAACGAGGCCAGGCAGAGCCACTACCGGCGGGTCATAGAGGTGACCGCGCAGGTGATCGCGGAGACGGCCGAGAGGACGGGGCAGGAACTGGCCGAATCTCCGGAGACGGTGGCCCGGTTCTTCCTCTCCGGCTTCGACGGACTCACCATGCAGGTCCTCCAGTGCCTGCCGGACGAGGACACCGAGCGGACGGGGCTCAGGGCGCTCGTGGGCGCGAGCGTGGCGCTGGCCAAGGGGGACCTCGGCCTGCCTGACGTACCGATGGCCTGA
- a CDS encoding cytochrome P450, with protein sequence MTQVSVGAARAIPERPPLPLVGHAFNVPAGADFLAYLLKEFREFGPVYRLRLFGRDTVMVGGLDLVTELSDETRFRKHVHADLVEVRALAGDGLFTAYNHEPNWRKAHDILMPAFSLGSMRSYHAPMLQVARSLIGKWDRLAGVQSVDVPDEMTRLTFDTIGLCGFGYDFESFRRDDLHPFVEAMSRALVFAQEKGESIPGSELFKRKKVEQFRADIDLMTELVDDVIRERRASGDTSTDDLMGLMLHTKDPVTGEPLDDVNIRHQVITFLIAGHETTSSALSFALYYLTKHPEVLARAQAEVDALWGDTESPDPQYGDIGKLTYIRQVLNESLRLWPTAPAYAVEPIEDTVIGGKYPVRKGESLMVIASALHRDAAWGENVELFDPERFTPEREAARSVHAFKPFGSGERACIGRQFALHEATLLLGLLVHRYRLIDHTDYQMKIKSTLTIKPDGFSLRLARRTSDERRLPAAAAAAPTAGRTAAVTRRASGTALTLLHGSNLGTCAGIARDLGTDGEEHGFAPTVTSLDQYTERLAGSKGPVVIVAASYNGRPTDDAAEFVASLENLAPGSLTGLRYAVLGVGDRNWAATYQRIPTLIDERLTAAGAVPLLERGSADASGDFGGAVDQWTEDLWKALLEEYGEAVAGEAAAPAHEVEGEGLYELEDTSESVLGGLAERHGVQPMEVLEAYELVDTDHELGRSKRFLRLRLPEGVTYRTADHLAVLPSNPEDLVRRVADRFGLDLDRTVRLRARRRSRGALPVDRPLTLRRLLTDFVELQDAAAQEQVAVLAEHTDCPPEKQPLTALATADPETFREQVTVAGLSVLDLLERYRACELPFERFLELLPVLRPRHYSISSSAAARPGEADLMVSLLAAPHRAGEGTFRGIASHFLQTVNAGDVIQARVLPCSVSFRLPEDTSVPVILVSAGTGLAPFRGAVLDRHHTGSTGTLLCYFGCDHPDVDFLHREEFEAAEADGAVSMRPTFMHAPENGARFVQERIARESEEVWSVLEAGGRVYICGDGRRMAPAVREAFMAIYRERTGESDERAVAWLAALVGSGRYVEDVWAG encoded by the coding sequence ATGACTCAGGTGTCCGTAGGCGCGGCGCGGGCGATCCCCGAGCGCCCCCCGCTGCCCCTCGTAGGCCACGCGTTCAACGTTCCGGCGGGCGCGGACTTCCTGGCCTACCTGCTGAAGGAGTTCAGGGAATTCGGGCCCGTGTACCGGCTGCGGCTCTTCGGGAGGGACACCGTCATGGTCGGCGGTCTGGACCTCGTGACCGAGCTGTCGGACGAGACCCGCTTCCGCAAGCACGTGCACGCCGACCTGGTCGAGGTCCGGGCTCTGGCCGGGGACGGTCTGTTCACCGCCTACAACCACGAGCCGAACTGGCGCAAGGCCCACGACATCCTGATGCCCGCGTTCTCACTCGGCTCGATGCGCAGCTACCACGCCCCCATGCTCCAGGTCGCCCGGTCGCTGATCGGCAAGTGGGACCGGCTGGCCGGGGTGCAGTCGGTGGACGTGCCCGACGAGATGACCCGGCTGACCTTCGACACGATCGGCCTGTGCGGCTTCGGCTACGACTTCGAGTCCTTCCGCCGCGACGACCTGCACCCGTTCGTCGAGGCGATGTCCCGGGCTCTCGTCTTCGCCCAGGAGAAGGGCGAGTCCATCCCGGGCTCCGAGCTGTTCAAGAGGAAGAAGGTCGAGCAGTTCCGCGCGGACATCGACCTGATGACGGAGCTCGTCGACGACGTGATCAGGGAGCGCCGCGCCTCCGGCGACACCAGCACGGACGACCTGATGGGGCTGATGCTGCACACGAAGGACCCCGTCACCGGCGAGCCGCTGGACGACGTCAACATCCGGCACCAGGTGATCACCTTCCTGATCGCCGGCCACGAGACCACCAGCAGCGCGCTCTCCTTCGCCCTGTACTACCTGACCAAGCACCCGGAGGTCCTCGCCCGGGCCCAGGCCGAGGTGGACGCCCTGTGGGGCGACACCGAATCCCCGGACCCCCAGTACGGCGACATCGGCAAGCTCACCTACATCCGCCAGGTGCTCAACGAGAGCCTGCGACTGTGGCCGACGGCGCCCGCGTACGCCGTCGAGCCGATCGAGGACACCGTCATCGGCGGCAAGTACCCCGTACGCAAGGGCGAGTCGCTGATGGTGATCGCCTCGGCCCTGCACCGCGACGCGGCCTGGGGGGAGAACGTCGAGCTGTTCGATCCCGAGCGCTTCACGCCCGAGCGGGAGGCGGCCCGTTCGGTGCACGCCTTCAAGCCGTTCGGCAGCGGCGAACGGGCCTGCATCGGGCGGCAGTTCGCGCTGCACGAGGCTACCCTGCTGCTCGGCCTGCTGGTGCACCGCTACCGCCTGATCGACCACACCGACTACCAGATGAAGATCAAGTCGACCCTGACCATCAAGCCTGACGGGTTCAGCCTGAGGCTCGCCCGCCGCACCAGTGACGAACGGCGCCTGCCCGCCGCCGCGGCGGCGGCCCCCACCGCGGGCCGGACCGCGGCCGTGACGCGCCGGGCGAGCGGGACCGCGCTGACGCTGCTCCACGGCTCCAACCTCGGCACCTGCGCCGGCATCGCACGCGACCTCGGCACGGACGGCGAGGAGCACGGCTTCGCCCCGACCGTCACCTCCCTCGACCAGTACACCGAGCGGTTGGCCGGCTCCAAGGGACCCGTCGTCATCGTCGCCGCCTCCTACAACGGCCGCCCGACGGACGACGCCGCCGAGTTCGTCGCCTCCCTGGAGAACCTCGCCCCCGGCTCGCTCACCGGCCTGCGCTACGCCGTCCTCGGTGTCGGCGACCGCAACTGGGCCGCCACCTACCAGCGGATCCCCACCCTGATCGACGAGCGCCTGACCGCCGCCGGCGCCGTCCCGCTCCTGGAGCGCGGCAGCGCCGACGCCTCCGGCGACTTCGGCGGAGCGGTCGACCAGTGGACGGAAGACCTGTGGAAGGCGCTCCTGGAGGAGTACGGCGAGGCGGTCGCCGGTGAAGCGGCCGCCCCCGCACATGAGGTGGAGGGGGAAGGGCTGTACGAGCTGGAGGACACCTCGGAGTCGGTCCTCGGAGGTCTCGCCGAGCGCCACGGCGTCCAGCCGATGGAGGTCCTCGAAGCGTACGAACTCGTCGACACCGACCACGAACTGGGCCGCTCCAAGCGGTTCCTGCGGCTCCGGCTGCCCGAGGGCGTCACCTACCGCACCGCCGACCACCTGGCCGTCCTGCCCAGCAATCCCGAGGATCTCGTCCGGCGCGTCGCCGACCGCTTCGGCCTCGACCTGGACCGCACCGTCCGGCTGCGCGCCCGCCGCCGGAGCCGGGGCGCCCTGCCCGTGGACCGGCCGCTGACCCTGCGCCGCCTGCTCACCGACTTCGTCGAGCTCCAGGACGCGGCCGCCCAGGAGCAGGTCGCCGTGCTCGCCGAGCACACCGACTGCCCGCCCGAGAAGCAGCCGCTCACCGCCCTCGCCACCGCCGATCCCGAGACCTTCCGGGAGCAGGTGACCGTCGCGGGGCTCAGCGTCCTGGACCTCCTGGAGCGCTACCGCGCGTGCGAGCTGCCCTTCGAGCGCTTCCTGGAGCTGCTGCCGGTACTGCGCCCCCGGCACTACTCGATCTCGTCGTCGGCCGCGGCCCGGCCCGGCGAGGCCGACCTGATGGTGTCGCTGCTCGCAGCGCCCCACAGGGCGGGCGAGGGCACCTTCCGGGGCATCGCCTCGCACTTCCTGCAGACCGTGAACGCGGGCGACGTGATCCAGGCCCGGGTCCTGCCGTGCAGCGTGTCCTTCCGCCTCCCCGAGGACACCTCCGTGCCGGTGATCCTGGTCAGCGCGGGCACCGGACTCGCGCCCTTCCGCGGAGCCGTCCTGGACCGCCACCACACGGGCTCGACCGGCACCCTGCTCTGCTACTTCGGCTGCGACCACCCCGACGTGGACTTCCTGCACCGGGAGGAGTTCGAGGCGGCCGAGGCGGACGGCGCCGTCAGCATGCGTCCCACCTTCATGCACGCGCCCGAGAACGGCGCCCGTTTCGTCCAGGAGCGCATCGCCCGCGAGAGCGAGGAGGTGTGGTCGGTCCTGGAAGCCGGTGGCCGCGTCTACATCTGCGGCGACGGCCGTCGCATGGCCCCCGCCGTACGGGAGGCGTTCATGGCGATCTACCGCGAACGGACCGGTGAGAGTGACGAGCGGGCCGTGGCCTGGCTCGCCGCGCTCGTAGGATCCGGCCGCTACGTCGAGGACGTCTGGGCCGGCTGA
- a CDS encoding zinc-binding dehydrogenase yields MNTMLAGRLRLDTRTFAVEEVPIPVPGPGEVLVEVRAAGVCLSDIHLIDGSLSPFFPTDAVTKAGAVTLGHEVAGVVHTLGPDVKGDWTPGQRVVLQAGEACGDCGGCLRRMTCHRPITRGLDYDGGWAQYAIAREGTLLPIPDDLPFDQAAIIPDAVSTPYAAIVGTGAVRPAQSVGIWGAGGLGAHAVRLARMVGAAPILAIDPLPSARERALLFGADVALDPLAPDFAEAVREATAGRGLDVAFDFAGVGAARAQAASVLGPFGSLVLAGLTPEPVTIADSIGFCFNVNQVRGHYGSEPEHVEQLVGLAAAGRIDLGPSVSAHVPLAEAAEAVARLEKKNGDPIRLVLTP; encoded by the coding sequence ATGAACACCATGCTGGCCGGGCGGCTGCGCCTGGACACCCGTACCTTCGCCGTCGAAGAGGTCCCGATCCCGGTCCCCGGCCCGGGCGAGGTCCTCGTGGAGGTGCGGGCCGCCGGCGTCTGCCTGTCCGACATCCATCTGATCGACGGCAGCCTGAGCCCCTTCTTCCCCACCGACGCCGTCACGAAGGCGGGCGCCGTCACCCTCGGCCACGAGGTCGCCGGAGTCGTCCACACCCTCGGCCCGGACGTGAAGGGCGACTGGACGCCCGGACAGCGCGTGGTCCTCCAGGCCGGCGAGGCCTGCGGCGACTGCGGCGGCTGCCTGCGACGGATGACGTGCCACCGGCCGATCACCCGCGGCCTCGACTACGACGGCGGCTGGGCGCAGTACGCGATCGCCCGCGAGGGCACGTTGCTGCCCATCCCGGACGACCTGCCCTTCGACCAGGCCGCGATCATCCCCGACGCGGTCTCCACCCCGTACGCCGCGATCGTGGGCACCGGCGCGGTCCGCCCCGCCCAGTCGGTCGGCATCTGGGGCGCGGGCGGCCTCGGCGCCCACGCCGTGCGGCTCGCCCGGATGGTCGGCGCGGCCCCGATCCTCGCGATCGACCCGCTGCCCTCGGCCCGCGAGCGGGCCCTCCTCTTCGGCGCGGACGTCGCCCTCGACCCCCTCGCCCCGGACTTCGCGGAGGCGGTGCGGGAGGCGACGGCCGGGCGCGGCCTCGACGTCGCCTTCGACTTCGCCGGCGTGGGCGCCGCCCGCGCCCAGGCCGCGTCCGTCCTCGGTCCCTTCGGTTCGCTCGTCCTCGCCGGACTCACCCCGGAGCCGGTCACGATCGCCGACAGCATCGGATTCTGCTTCAACGTCAACCAGGTCCGCGGCCACTACGGCTCCGAGCCGGAGCACGTGGAACAGCTCGTCGGCCTGGCGGCCGCCGGACGGATCGACCTCGGCCCCTCCGTCAGCGCCCACGTCCCGCTGGCGGAAGCCGCGGAGGCCGTCGCCCGCCTGGAGAAGAAGAACGGGGACCCGATCCGCCTCGTGCTCACCCCCTGA
- a CDS encoding DUF1345 domain-containing protein: MHSWLSERRRSAVSTVVGACVAALLGLLGVLAPGSVSASSADLGVVALFAYLICYLVVTLRAFSAAPPERIRFWARREERGTVLQRYLLGTAPGPGVSVLIASAALVVSAVWRPGHLGSAFPAGARVLMALGLVVVAWICVLVAFAVAFHADNLVEDEAALDFPGGETAAWADYVYFALSVMTTFGTTDVTVMSREMRRTVAANATIAFVFNTVIVAGMVAALDSGQGV, from the coding sequence GTGCATTCATGGCTCTCCGAGCGTCGCCGGTCCGCGGTGAGTACGGTCGTCGGGGCGTGCGTCGCCGCGCTCCTCGGCCTGCTGGGGGTTCTCGCGCCGGGGTCCGTGTCCGCCTCCAGTGCCGATCTGGGCGTGGTGGCACTGTTCGCCTACCTGATCTGCTACCTGGTGGTCACGCTGAGAGCCTTTTCGGCCGCGCCGCCGGAACGGATCCGCTTCTGGGCCAGGAGGGAGGAGCGTGGGACGGTGCTGCAGCGTTACCTTCTGGGGACCGCGCCGGGCCCCGGCGTGTCGGTCCTCATCGCGTCGGCGGCGCTCGTGGTGTCGGCGGTGTGGCGTCCCGGGCATCTGGGTTCCGCCTTCCCGGCGGGCGCGCGGGTTCTGATGGCGCTCGGTCTCGTCGTCGTCGCCTGGATCTGCGTTCTGGTCGCCTTCGCGGTCGCGTTCCATGCCGACAACCTCGTGGAGGACGAGGCGGCGCTGGACTTCCCGGGTGGGGAGACGGCGGCTTGGGCTGACTACGTGTACTTCGCCCTGTCGGTCATGACGACATTCGGGACGACGGACGTCACGGTGATGTCGAGGGAGATGCGCCGGACGGTGGCGGCCAACGCGACCATCGCGTTCGTCTTCAACACGGTGATCGTGGCCGGCATGGTCGCAGCACTGGACAGTGGGCAGGGCGTCTGA